DNA from Christensenella timonensis:
GGACGGCCCCGTAACCATGCATACAGAGGACGAAAGCGTCTTGCTGGGGCAAGGGGACATCTTTATTGTGAATACCAACGAACCGCATTGCTTCCAGAAAACGGGCGTGGCAAATGATATTTTGGTGCTGCAGATCCCGCTCAAGCATTTCCAGGCCTATTATCCGGAAATCGTTTCCTGCCGCTTCCATGACCGCCACCTGAAAAACAGCGCTTCCCCCGCCTTTCGCCGGATGGCCGGTTACATCGCAAGGATATTCAAAAGCCTTGCCCAAAAAGAAGAAGGCTACCAGCTTGCGGTCATGGGCCTTGTGAACCTGCTTGCCCTGCATACCATCCGCACTGTCGCGCATGAGTCGGTCAGTGAAGAACGCCGGATGGCGGACAGCCGTAACCTGCACCGCCTAAGCCGGATCACCAGCGCCATACAGGACAGGTATGCGGATGGCATCACCTTGGAGGAGATCGCGCGGCAGGAGGGTATCAGCAAGCATTACGCTTCCCATTTTATACATAAGCACCTTGGCCTTTCCTTCCGGCAGTACGTCCGCCGGCTGCGGCTGGAAAAAGCTGTAGACCTGCTGCTCCGCACAGATAAAAAGAAGCTCGATATCTGTCTGGAAAGCGGCTTTTCCGACTATCGCTACCTGTGCCGGGCATTTGCCGGGGAATATGGCTGCACGCCCGCGGCTTTCCGTGAAAAGCATAAAGCGGTCAGGCACAGGGCACAGCGCGCAGACGAAGCCTTCCACGACCAATACATCATCATCGCAGACCAGGAAGCCTATGATATTTATTTTGGCTACCTCGAACAAAACGGATATGGCGACGACATAAACTTGTTATAAAAGGAAATAAAAAAGGGCGTACGCCCTTTTTTGATTTCCTTTTTCAAGCCGCGCCTATATTTTAGAATCCGCGTCCCACAAACTGCTGGACATTGAGCGGAAGCCGGTTGAACATCTTCACTTCTTTGCCCAGTTTGCCAAACGTCTTTTCGATCACGATATATTCCCAGTCCATTACGACATCCTCCCAGTTTTTGTCGAACCCCTGCAAACCGGCGTCCAGCATGAACGCCATGTTTTGCGGCAGTTTGCCCACGTAATCGTCCGTCAGCGCCCCGTAAAACTCCTGACATTCCGTATAGCCTGTATTGTGCATCGTCGCATACCCTTTCAGGCGGGCAAAGTTTTCGATGGGCTTTTTATCCACCCCTTCAAACTGTGCGGCATGCGCATTGTAATAGTCCGCCACCGCACGCTCGTGTTCACAGCCGTCCAAATCTTTTTCCGCAATCTCCCTGAATTTATCCAGTGAGTAGGTAAACGCATCTTCCAAAAATGCCATGTTCCTTTTATATTCCCCGGTCAGGCCGCTTTCGTCCTTCACGCACATCACGGACATGCGCGTAGAACCGCTCAGCCCGTCGCGCTTTGCACCCGCGCCGATGTGGACGATGTCTCCTTCCTGTATCTTGCGGTTGGAGGCCTTTCCCACCAGCGTCCAGTTGTTCCTTCCCGAGGTGACCATCACCGGATAGGCAAGCTCTTCCACGCCCAGCTCATGCGCGATAAGCGCGCCCCACGCAGCGACCTGTGTTTCATACATGCCTGGGGACAGGACGCCCAGCATCCCCTCCAGCATCACGTCTGTAATGAGCGACGCTTCCTGCGTCAGCCGGAGCTCACGGGCAGATTTATTGTATTTGATCGCATAATAGTCCCTTGACCTGTCGGCAACATTTTCAGCGCCCACATAGGCGGCCAGCATATTGTAAAGGCTCAGCGGGAAAACCGCCCGCGTGGTGAGCATCGCTATGCTGGAAGGTTTTCCCCCGCAGGCCGCTTCGATCGCTTCGTGCGGGTGTATGGCCCCGGCCGGGTATTTGTCGCCGTAGTCCGCCTTAAAAAGGTCGGTGCGGAATATTTTCCCGCCGGAACGTTTGCTGAATTGTTCGCATACGATACCGCTTTCCAGCGCCGCCAGGAACACAAAGCCTTCTTTTCCGATCACGCCTGCGATCGGCTCCACGATAATGTTGTTATTGCCGCCCAGATAAGGGACGTCTCCGCAATAATGTTCGTCAGAATAGACGATACCGCAGTCAAACCCCTCCTTTTGCAGCATCTCCCATACTTTGTCCTGCCGGTCTTTGAATTCCTCCGGCGGAAGCCTGAATTCTTTGTCAAAAGACGGTGCGCCAGCCAGCACCTTCTCCACGATCTTTGCCTGTTTTTGCCACTTTGCGGATTCAAACATTGTTACGGTTTCCTTTCCAGTTCGCGTTTTCCTTCCCATGTCTTTTCCCATTGTTGCCATAGCCATTTTACCATGGCGCCGCCGCTTTGTTCCTGCACGAAGTTAAGACGCAAACTGGGCATAGTTGCTATTTACCAAAGGGGATGCAAGCGCCTTTTTCCGCTCATCCAAACGTCCCGCCTGAACCGACAGGCGGGACGTTTGGATGTGAAGATTATTGATAACAGGAAGTTAAATCCGTATATCCGTTTTTCTTTTGGCATAGATCCTGTTCACCATCAAAACCATCAGGATGAGGAATACTCCCAGATAGAACGGAAAAGCTTCGTAACCCGTTTTCCCGGCCAACAGGCCAAACAAGGGAGGCATCAGGGTCGTGCCCAGGTAAGCGCAGGCCATCTGTATCCCCATCAGCGCCTGTGAATTTACCTTGCCAAAGGTATTTGGCGTTTCATGCAGCATACTGGGGAAGATGGGCGCGCATCCCAGGCCGATCAAAAACAAGGCCACGATCATGAGCGTTCCGCCCCACGGCAGGAACAGGATGGCGATCCCGACGGCGATCAACAGCTGCCCCAGCCGGATCAGCTGCTTTTGGCTCAATTTCATGGATAAGAAGCCGGACAATATCCGTCCCAGCGTGATACCGATAAAAAACAGCGAAATCCAACCTGCGGCAATGTCTTCCTGTATGCCCCGCACCACAACAAGGTAACTGCTGCCCCAAAGTATCACCGTTTGTTCTACGGAAGAATAACAGAAAAAGGCGATGAGCGTCGGTTTTGCTTTGGGCAGCCCGATCGCTTTCCGTATGCCGGCCGGGGCCTTTTGCGAGGCTTCCTGCGCTGGGTTTTCTGCCGTTTTAAAGCCCCCGGCTTTTTTCCAGAGGGGCAGCGAAAAGATCAAAATAGCGACCAGGGCAAATTGGAGGATACTGATCAGGCGGTAAGCACTGTTCCACGTACCCGATTGCATCAGGATCGACGAGATGATCAGCGGGCCGATGATGGTGCCGATCCCCCAGAAGCTGTGCAGCCAGTTCATGTGCGCCGCTTTATAATGCAGTGCGACAAAGTTGTTCAGCGCAGCATCCACAGAACCTGCCCCCAGTCCCAGCGGGATCGCCCACAGGCAGACGGCAATAAAACTGTCCGACAGCGAAATCCCCAAGAGGGCCACTGCTGTCATACAAACGCTGACCAGCGTGATATGGCCTGTCCCGAACCTGCGGATCAGCCTGTCACTCAAGAGGCTGGAAATGATCGTGCCGCCCGCAACGACCATGGATATGATTCCCGCGCTCGATATGCTTACGCCAAATCCTTCATACATGGCGGGCCAGGCGCTGCCCAAAAGGGAATCCGGCAGGCCCAGGCTGATAAAAGCGAGATAAATAATAACGAGTAATACTACCATCGCAAAGGCTCCTTTATGGGACACACGGCATACTTTAGCATCCGTTGACTTTCGTGCGTCCTCATAATACAATGATAGTATCAATTTAAATCTTTGTATATAAGTATTATACAAAATTTTATAATAATCGTATCAAAAGGTGTTATTATGAAGCTGCGGAAAATTGAAGTTGACCATAATTTGAGGGAAGCGATCTACTATAAGGACAGCACCTTTCCCGTGGACATATGGACGGACGTATACAGCGCGTTGGTCGACCATACGCTGAATTGCCATTGGCACAATGTGTTTGAGTTCGGGGTCATGCTCTCGGGCGCGCTCGATTATTACATCAACGGTTCCCATATGAAGCTTGTGAAAGGCGACTGTGTGTTTGTCAACGCCAATACGATGCATATGGCCACGCAGTGCGGGGGCTGCGACGACGCGGTCATGTTCACCATCGTTTTTCCGCCCACGCTTTTTACAGACAATACGCGCAATTCCGTCTACCGCAAATATTTCCAGCCCATCCTCGAGCGTTCCTCTTATGGCTTCAAGCTTGAGCACAACGCCCTTGGGCAAAAAATGATCGCCTCCCTGCAGGAGGTCTATGCCCTGCGCGATACGCAGTACGGTTATGAGCTGAAATGCCTTGGACTTCTCATCCAAGTGTGGGAAACCCTGCTAAGCTATATTGCCGAACACGGCGGGCCCCCTGCCCAAACAGGCCCGCAAAACAGGTATGAAGGAAAGGCAAAGGATATCCTTTCCTACATCCATGCACATTATACGGAGAACATCAGCATCGACGACATCACAAAACACACTGGGATCAGCCGCAGCGCCTGTTTCCGGTGCTTCCGGCGCTTCACCAACAAAAAGCCGGTCGAATATATCAATGAATACCGCCTGGCGCACGCTGCCAAAATGCTCAGGGAGACAGGCGACAGCATCGCCGAGATCTGTACGGCGTGCGGTTTTTCCAGCTCCAGTTATTTTGGGAAATTATTCAAAGAGAAATATGCGCTGACGCCGCTCCAGTACCGCCACAGCTAAAAGCTGCATCCAGCCCTGATCCTCTTCTAGTCAAAGAGGCTGCGCTGCAGGATTTTATTTGAAACTACCTTGCGCGTACTCACCTTGTCGCCCGGCTGCACGCTGTCGCACAGCATGGGGGAACGGACGTCGAACGACCGCATGTTCCGCCTGACAGAATCCTGCGAAAAATTGGCGTAGCAATACTGGCATCCGTTGCCGCAGGTATCGTATGCCCCAATGTCTATACTGGCGGCGCAGTAACAGTCGGCCCTTTGCCCCGGGTCTTTCTTAAGCCGGTACGAATATCCTGTCAATTTTGAGATCAACCGGTCGTCGATGCACTTCGCCGGCGGGATGCCCGCTGCCTGGATATCCAAGTTGCCGCAGGCGCTGACCTTAATCCCATGCTCCTTTCCGATCGCTGCAAACTGCTTTGCCAATTCGATGTTTTGCCGCATATCTCCGTTTTCAACGCCCATCTCGCGCATCCTCTTTTTGATTTTGGGATACAGATCGAGGAAGCTGAGCTTGCATTGCCTGGTCTGCCCGTCCAGCTTCTCCGCCAAACGGCCAAAGGCCCGCAAATGGTATCCGGCAGTATATTTCTGCGTATACAACACCGGACTGTAACGCCATACGACACGCTCCGGCCCCAGCTCTCCCGACAGCTGCCGGAAGGTTTGCAGCAGCTCTTTTTTGGGAGGCAGGCTGTGCTCCACGTCGCTGCCATACGGATTTAATGTAAATTGAATGTAGTACGGATAGGGCTCCAGCCCGTTTAATTTTCCCAGCATCGGCGCGGGGTCTTTGGT
Protein-coding regions in this window:
- a CDS encoding AraC family transcriptional regulator — its product is MANIIHKKEYELVRLISGLGIEAHITRVIGSGKMHFHWHKELEFVQVVDGPVTMHTEDESVLLGQGDIFIVNTNEPHCFQKTGVANDILVLQIPLKHFQAYYPEIVSCRFHDRHLKNSASPAFRRMAGYIARIFKSLAQKEEGYQLAVMGLVNLLALHTIRTVAHESVSEERRMADSRNLHRLSRITSAIQDRYADGITLEEIARQEGISKHYASHFIHKHLGLSFRQYVRRLRLEKAVDLLLRTDKKKLDICLESGFSDYRYLCRAFAGEYGCTPAAFREKHKAVRHRAQRADEAFHDQYIIIADQEAYDIYFGYLEQNGYGDDINLL
- a CDS encoding M24 family metallopeptidase, whose protein sequence is MFESAKWQKQAKIVEKVLAGAPSFDKEFRLPPEEFKDRQDKVWEMLQKEGFDCGIVYSDEHYCGDVPYLGGNNNIIVEPIAGVIGKEGFVFLAALESGIVCEQFSKRSGGKIFRTDLFKADYGDKYPAGAIHPHEAIEAACGGKPSSIAMLTTRAVFPLSLYNMLAAYVGAENVADRSRDYYAIKYNKSARELRLTQEASLITDVMLEGMLGVLSPGMYETQVAAWGALIAHELGVEELAYPVMVTSGRNNWTLVGKASNRKIQEGDIVHIGAGAKRDGLSGSTRMSVMCVKDESGLTGEYKRNMAFLEDAFTYSLDKFREIAEKDLDGCEHERAVADYYNAHAAQFEGVDKKPIENFARLKGYATMHNTGYTECQEFYGALTDDYVGKLPQNMAFMLDAGLQGFDKNWEDVVMDWEYIVIEKTFGKLGKEVKMFNRLPLNVQQFVGRGF
- a CDS encoding MFS transporter, translated to MVVLLVIIYLAFISLGLPDSLLGSAWPAMYEGFGVSISSAGIISMVVAGGTIISSLLSDRLIRRFGTGHITLVSVCMTAVALLGISLSDSFIAVCLWAIPLGLGAGSVDAALNNFVALHYKAAHMNWLHSFWGIGTIIGPLIISSILMQSGTWNSAYRLISILQFALVAILIFSLPLWKKAGGFKTAENPAQEASQKAPAGIRKAIGLPKAKPTLIAFFCYSSVEQTVILWGSSYLVVVRGIQEDIAAGWISLFFIGITLGRILSGFLSMKLSQKQLIRLGQLLIAVGIAILFLPWGGTLMIVALFLIGLGCAPIFPSMLHETPNTFGKVNSQALMGIQMACAYLGTTLMPPLFGLLAGKTGYEAFPFYLGVFLILMVLMVNRIYAKRKTDIRI
- a CDS encoding AraC family transcriptional regulator, which gives rise to MKLRKIEVDHNLREAIYYKDSTFPVDIWTDVYSALVDHTLNCHWHNVFEFGVMLSGALDYYINGSHMKLVKGDCVFVNANTMHMATQCGGCDDAVMFTIVFPPTLFTDNTRNSVYRKYFQPILERSSYGFKLEHNALGQKMIASLQEVYALRDTQYGYELKCLGLLIQVWETLLSYIAEHGGPPAQTGPQNRYEGKAKDILSYIHAHYTENISIDDITKHTGISRSACFRCFRRFTNKKPVEYINEYRLAHAAKMLRETGDSIAEICTACGFSSSSYFGKLFKEKYALTPLQYRHS
- a CDS encoding DUF1848 domain-containing protein, translating into MFISASRRTDIPRFFYEWFLNRLREGYVLVRNPINPQQVSRIRLDPEVLDAIIFWTKDPAPMLGKLNGLEPYPYYIQFTLNPYGSDVEHSLPPKKELLQTFRQLSGELGPERVVWRYSPVLYTQKYTAGYHLRAFGRLAEKLDGQTRQCKLSFLDLYPKIKKRMREMGVENGDMRQNIELAKQFAAIGKEHGIKVSACGNLDIQAAGIPPAKCIDDRLISKLTGYSYRLKKDPGQRADCYCAASIDIGAYDTCGNGCQYCYANFSQDSVRRNMRSFDVRSPMLCDSVQPGDKVSTRKVVSNKILQRSLFD